The Planctomycetia bacterium genome includes a region encoding these proteins:
- a CDS encoding CoA-binding protein, with protein MPKTVAILGASADPSKFGNKSLRAHQQQGYDVYPVNPKGGRIEGLAVYARLADVPVELDRISVYLPPKIGLGMIDEIAAKGCRELWLNPGSESPELIEAAESRGLNVVVACSIVDLGVSPVQF; from the coding sequence ATGCCCAAGACCGTGGCCATCCTCGGCGCCAGCGCCGATCCCAGCAAGTTCGGCAACAAGTCGCTCCGCGCCCATCAGCAGCAGGGCTATGACGTCTACCCGGTGAATCCCAAAGGGGGCCGGATCGAGGGGCTCGCCGTCTACGCGCGGCTCGCCGACGTGCCGGTCGAGCTCGACCGCATCAGCGTGTATCTGCCGCCCAAGATCGGCCTCGGCATGATCGACGAGATCGCCGCCAAGGGATGCCGGGAGTTGTGGCTCAATCCCGGCAGCGAGAGCCCGGAGCTCATCGAAGCCGCGGAATCGCGCGGCCTGAACGTCGTCGTCGCCTGCAGCATTGTCGACCTCGGCGTCAGCCCGGTGCAATTCTAG
- a CDS encoding ABC transporter permease subunit/CPBP intramembrane protease has protein sequence MKRAKMNWGNVRIIFEREVRDQMRDRRTLFMIFVLPLLLYPLLGLSFLRVLQFLQQKPFRVMVIGQAELPETPPLIADTRFASSLFDDPKQVDLLELSYPEDTKQSPEKQEIAAKKMLSKGELEAVLVIPGSFKERLAEFRAKLPDRSGAAAPEESARLPRPRLIFNDGKENSRLAEIRLQRVLQTWSESIGRDNLARAGLPEAAAIPFRIESADISPPSRRGVAGWSKILPFILLIWALTGAFYPAVDLCAGEKERGTLETLLISPAERGEIVWGKLLTVMLFSVFTAVLNLLSLGSTGGFVASQFPVFGAPPWSAMVWLLIALVPVSALFSAVCLALAALARSTKEGQYYLMPVMLVITPLVFVTLWPSVELTLGFSLIPVTGIVLLLRALLEGEFWNALRFAPPVIVVTGLCCHMAIRWAVDQFSRENVLFRESERLDLRLWLKHLWRDRQATPSAGAAMTCVAAILFAQFGLQGWIGSGTSITTVALGSQLATILLPTLLCAWFLSRSPRETFQLQSPKPLGLAGAAALALCLHPAATMASAFVQQLYPVPPQLSEQLVGVQQQLNAMPLWQVLLLFACLPAFCEELAFRGFVMSGLRHLGNRRQAIVISALAFGITHTVNQQSILATMTGLVLGFLVIRGGSIWCPMLFHVLHNSLAIVMGQVDTAMVRSWPLLRYLMVETGPGKWEYQHGIVLAGLLAAILLVSGINRVRYRQTPEEKLYEAIRHDASSAPVG, from the coding sequence ATGAAACGGGCAAAAATGAACTGGGGCAACGTCCGCATCATCTTCGAGCGCGAAGTGCGTGACCAGATGCGCGATCGGCGCACGCTGTTCATGATCTTCGTACTGCCGTTGCTCCTGTACCCACTTCTGGGACTGAGCTTTTTGCGGGTGCTGCAGTTTCTGCAACAAAAGCCGTTCCGCGTGATGGTGATCGGCCAGGCGGAACTGCCCGAAACGCCGCCGCTAATCGCCGACACGCGGTTTGCGAGCTCGCTGTTCGACGATCCGAAGCAAGTCGATTTGCTCGAATTGAGCTATCCTGAGGACACCAAACAGTCCCCGGAAAAGCAGGAAATCGCCGCCAAGAAAATGCTCTCCAAGGGAGAGCTTGAGGCGGTGCTGGTGATCCCCGGTAGCTTCAAGGAACGACTGGCCGAGTTCCGCGCCAAGTTGCCCGACCGCAGTGGCGCCGCCGCGCCGGAGGAATCCGCGAGGCTCCCGCGGCCCAGGTTGATTTTCAACGACGGGAAGGAAAACTCGCGCTTGGCGGAAATCCGCTTGCAGCGAGTCTTGCAGACTTGGAGCGAATCGATTGGCCGCGACAACCTGGCCCGCGCCGGATTGCCCGAGGCTGCGGCGATTCCGTTTCGCATCGAGTCGGCCGACATCTCTCCGCCCAGTCGCCGTGGCGTGGCCGGTTGGTCGAAAATTCTGCCATTCATTCTGCTGATTTGGGCGCTGACCGGCGCGTTTTATCCCGCGGTCGATCTTTGCGCCGGGGAAAAAGAACGAGGCACGCTGGAAACCCTTTTGATCAGCCCCGCGGAACGCGGTGAGATCGTGTGGGGCAAGCTGCTCACGGTGATGCTGTTCAGCGTCTTTACCGCGGTGCTGAATTTGCTGAGCCTGGGTTCAACCGGCGGGTTTGTGGCTAGCCAATTTCCGGTGTTCGGCGCGCCCCCCTGGAGCGCGATGGTTTGGCTGCTGATCGCCTTGGTGCCTGTCTCGGCGCTCTTCAGCGCGGTTTGCCTGGCGCTGGCGGCCTTGGCCCGCAGCACCAAGGAAGGGCAGTACTACCTAATGCCGGTGATGCTGGTCATCACGCCGCTGGTGTTCGTGACGCTTTGGCCGAGTGTCGAGTTGACGCTTGGATTCAGCCTGATTCCGGTGACCGGCATCGTGCTACTGCTAAGGGCGCTGCTCGAAGGGGAGTTTTGGAACGCCCTACGCTTTGCGCCGCCGGTGATCGTCGTCACGGGGCTGTGTTGCCATATGGCGATTCGTTGGGCGGTGGATCAATTCAGCCGCGAAAACGTCTTGTTCCGTGAGAGCGAGCGGCTCGACCTCCGGCTTTGGCTCAAGCACCTGTGGCGCGATCGCCAGGCCACTCCTTCGGCGGGCGCCGCGATGACTTGCGTGGCGGCGATTCTGTTCGCCCAATTCGGGCTGCAGGGATGGATTGGCAGTGGGACGTCCATCACGACGGTGGCCTTAGGCAGCCAGTTGGCGACGATCCTGCTGCCAACGCTGCTCTGCGCGTGGTTCCTGTCGCGCAGCCCGCGCGAGACGTTTCAGCTCCAGTCGCCGAAACCGCTCGGATTGGCCGGCGCCGCTGCGTTGGCGCTTTGCTTGCACCCCGCCGCGACGATGGCCTCGGCCTTTGTGCAGCAGCTATATCCCGTGCCACCGCAACTTTCGGAACAGTTAGTGGGTGTGCAACAACAACTGAACGCCATGCCGCTTTGGCAAGTGCTGCTGCTGTTCGCCTGTCTGCCGGCGTTTTGTGAAGAACTGGCGTTCCGGGGATTCGTGATGTCGGGATTGCGCCACTTGGGCAATCGACGGCAAGCGATCGTGATCTCGGCCCTGGCGTTCGGGATTACGCACACCGTCAATCAACAATCGATTTTGGCGACGATGACCGGCCTGGTGCTCGGTTTCCTGGTGATTCGCGGCGGCAGCATCTGGTGCCCCATGCTGTTCCATGTGCTCCACAACAGCCTAGCGATCGTGATGGGCCAAGTAGACACTGCAATGGTGCGAAGCTGGCCCCTGCTGCGGTATTTGATGGTGGAAACCGGTCCGGGCAAGTGGGAATATCAGCACGGCATCGTCCTGGCGGGCCTACTGGCGGCGATTCTGCTCGTGTCCGGTATCAATCGCGTGCGTTACCGACAGACGCCGGAAGAGAAGCTCTACGAAGCTATCCGCCACGACGCCTCCAGCGCGCCGGTCGGTTAG
- a CDS encoding ATP-binding cassette domain-containing protein, with the protein MIHVQRLTKTYADLRRGEFVALDHVSFDAYPGQIYGLLGPNGAGKTTALRILSTVLQPTDGTAEINGCDVVRQPSLVRRQIGFMSANTGVYDRMTAWEMVEYFGRLYGLHDEPLRARMEQLFERLQMNEIRDVLGAKMSTGMKQKVSIARAIVHDPPVVIFDEPTSGLDVLVARALLTTVAELKAQGKCIVFSTHIMTEVEKLCDRIAIIHRGSLLSEGTLTELRERHQEHDLEELFFQLISRHDEQRRLDAAVC; encoded by the coding sequence ATGATTCACGTGCAGCGTCTGACGAAGACATACGCCGACCTGCGGCGCGGCGAGTTCGTGGCGCTCGATCACGTGAGCTTCGACGCGTATCCCGGCCAGATTTACGGATTGCTCGGCCCTAACGGAGCCGGCAAGACCACGGCGCTACGGATCTTGAGCACGGTGCTGCAACCGACCGACGGCACGGCCGAAATCAATGGCTGCGACGTCGTGCGGCAGCCGTCCTTGGTGCGGCGGCAGATTGGTTTCATGTCGGCCAACACCGGCGTCTACGATCGCATGACCGCCTGGGAAATGGTCGAATACTTCGGCCGCTTATACGGGCTGCACGATGAACCGCTCCGCGCGCGAATGGAACAACTGTTCGAGCGGCTGCAGATGAACGAAATTCGTGACGTGCTCGGCGCAAAGATGTCGACCGGCATGAAGCAAAAAGTTTCCATTGCCCGGGCGATTGTTCACGATCCGCCGGTGGTGATTTTCGACGAGCCGACCTCGGGGCTCGACGTGCTGGTCGCCCGGGCGTTGCTGACCACGGTCGCCGAATTGAAGGCGCAGGGCAAGTGCATCGTGTTTTCGACACACATCATGACCGAAGTCGAGAAGCTGTGTGATCGCATTGCGATCATTCACCGCGGCAGCCTGCTGTCCGAAGGGACGTTGACCGAACTGCGCGAACGGCATCAAGAGCACGACCTGGAGGAATTGTTCTTCCAGCTCATTTCCCGCCATGACGAACAACGCCGGCTCGACGCCGCGGTCTGCTGA